The nucleotide sequence CGGCCGGGTTCCTGGTCACCTGGACCCGCAAGGAGGCCCTGCTCAAGGCCACCGGTGACGGACTGTCCGCTCCGATGGACGCGATCACGCTGTCCTCCCCCGGCACCCCGGCGCGGGTGCTGCACTGGCCGGAGGCCACCGGATCGTGGTGGCTCGCCGACGTCGACACCCCGCACCCGGACCATCCCGGCGCCGTCGCCGGGGCGGGCACCGACGTGCCGCCGATCACGGTCGCGGACGGCGATGCGGTCCTGTCGGTGGTCCGGGGCACCATGGGCGGGTGAGCTCGCCGGACCGGCCGGGCGCGGCCGGAGCGCGCTGGGTGCTGCACCTCGACATGGATGCGTTCTTCGCCGCCGTCGAGCAGCTGACCCGGCCCACCCTGGCCGACCGGCCGGTGCTGGTAGGCGGGGCGGGGCCGCGCGGCGTCGTCGCGGGGGCCAGCTACCAGGCGCGGGTGTTCGGGGCCCGCTCGGCGATGCCGATGGGGCAGGCGCGGCGGCGCTGCCCGCACGCGACCGTGCTGCCGCCCCGCTTCCCGCTGTACAAGGCGATCTCCGACGAGGTGATGGGCGTCCTCGCCGAGTTCTCGCCGGTGCTCGAACCCGTCTCGGTGGACGAGGCCTTCATCGAGCCCCCGGTACTGGCCGGCGCCTCCCCGGAGACGGTGCGCGAGTTCGGTACCCGGCTGCGTGCTGCGGTCCGGGAGCGGACCGGGCTGCCCGCGTCGGTCGGCGCCGGATCCGGCAAGCAGATCGCCAAGATCGCGTCCGAGCTGGCGAAGCCGGACGGATTGCGGGTCGTCGCGCACGCCGATCAGGACGACGTGCTGGGCCCGCTGCCGGTGCGCTCGCTGTGGGGCATCGGGCCGGTGTCCGGCGAGGCGCTGCGCCGGATCGGCATCGAGACGGTCGGCCAGCTCGCCGCGATGGACGGCCGCGAGGTCACCGGGGTGCTCGGCTCGGCGATGGGCACCGAGCTGCACCGCCTCGCCCGCGGGATCGACGACCGGCCGGTCGCCCCGCGCGGCGCCGCGAAACAGATCAGCGCCGAGACCACGTTCGACACCGACCTGACCGCGATGTCCGCGGTGCACACGGCCGTCGAGTCGATCTGCGTTGCCGTGCACCGCAGGCTGGTCGCCGACGGCCGCGCCGCGCGCACGGTGACGGTCAAGGCCCGCACCGGGGACTTCGTGACCCACACCCGGTCGGAGACGACACCGTTCCCCAGCCGGGATCTCGCCACGCTCGTCGCGGTGGCCCGCCGGCTCACCGACACCGCGGTGGGTGAGGGAGGGGTGCGGCTGCTCGGGGTGTCGGTGTCGGGATTCGGCGACGAGCCGCCGCTGGCCCTGTTCGACGCGGTGCCCTCGGCACAGGGGTGGCGGGCGGCCCCGGCCGAACCGGCGGTCGCCGGGGTGCCGGGAACCGGGAGCCCGGCGGCGGTGAGCCCGGGAGCAGGAGACCCGGGGGCCGAGCTGCGGGGGCATGCCGGCGCACCGGTGGCCGTCGAGGAGCACGTGATCCCCCCGGCGACGGCCGAGGAGCGCCCCGACCCACCGGCCGACGACGCCGACCGGCCGTGGCGGGCCGGTGACGACGCCACCCATCCCGAGCACGGCCACGGCTGGGTACAGGGCGCCGGACACGGCCGGGTCACCGTCCGGTTCGAGACCGCGCTGACCGGCCCCGGTCGTACCCGCACGCTGGATGCCACCGATCCGCAGCTGACCCGTGCCGATCCGCTCCGGAGCTGGCGCCCGGCCGACTGACCGACTGACCGACTGGCCGACCGCCCGGGTCGGGTCTCAGCCGCCCGGGCCGGGTCTCAGCCGATCAGCGGACTGCGATGCGGCGGGGCGACCCGGGTGCCCGCGACGACCCGGACGTCGAGATCGGGGGCCGTGCGGGCGAGGCCGTCGAGCACCGCGATCAGTGCGACGTCCGCGGTCGGGTCCCCGGCCACCAGCAGCACCCCGTTCGCGGCGGGCCCACCCGCGGCCCATCCGGTGAGCCGGGCGACGCCGTCACGCGGGGAGATCCGCTCCACCCGCCACGCCTCGGCGTAGAACAGGGCCACCGACTCGGGCTCGCCCGGGAAGGCGAAGACGGTGTCGGCCTCCGCGAGCAGATCCTCGCCCCCGGAGCCGACCGCAGGCCCGCCCTGCTCGGTGCCGAGTACGACCAGTGCGGGGCGCGGGTCGACGCTCA is from Pseudonocardia autotrophica and encodes:
- a CDS encoding DNA polymerase IV — translated: MSSPDRPGAAGARWVLHLDMDAFFAAVEQLTRPTLADRPVLVGGAGPRGVVAGASYQARVFGARSAMPMGQARRRCPHATVLPPRFPLYKAISDEVMGVLAEFSPVLEPVSVDEAFIEPPVLAGASPETVREFGTRLRAAVRERTGLPASVGAGSGKQIAKIASELAKPDGLRVVAHADQDDVLGPLPVRSLWGIGPVSGEALRRIGIETVGQLAAMDGREVTGVLGSAMGTELHRLARGIDDRPVAPRGAAKQISAETTFDTDLTAMSAVHTAVESICVAVHRRLVADGRAARTVTVKARTGDFVTHTRSETTPFPSRDLATLVAVARRLTDTAVGEGGVRLLGVSVSGFGDEPPLALFDAVPSAQGWRAAPAEPAVAGVPGTGSPAAVSPGAGDPGAELRGHAGAPVAVEEHVIPPATAEERPDPPADDADRPWRAGDDATHPEHGHGWVQGAGHGRVTVRFETALTGPGRTRTLDATDPQLTRADPLRSWRPAD